The following are from one region of the Paenibacillus sabinae T27 genome:
- a CDS encoding helix-turn-helix domain-containing protein, whose protein sequence is MNKNSIWIFLLSVILLCGTLIVCTSIYAKDEKNSSPSLSDASDYSISQNTVLSLNEAADYLRISTDDLKTIIKQDEEKRTSRGPTNAYDLIPYVNLNGNLIFYRPSLDKWIEYNTLNK, encoded by the coding sequence TTGAATAAAAATTCGATTTGGATTTTCTTACTTTCAGTTATCCTTTTGTGTGGAACCCTAATTGTATGTACGTCTATCTATGCTAAGGATGAAAAAAATTCGTCTCCATCTTTGTCTGATGCCTCAGATTATTCAATATCTCAAAATACAGTGTTGAGTCTTAATGAAGCTGCTGATTATTTGCGAATTTCAACAGATGATTTAAAGACAATTATTAAGCAAGATGAAGAAAAGCGAACATCACGTGGGCCTACTAATGCTTACGATCTCATTCCTTATGTTAATCTAAATGGAAATTTGATTTTTTATCGTCCCTCTCTAGATAAATGGATTGAGTATAATACATTAAATAAATAA
- a CDS encoding polysaccharide lyase family protein, giving the protein MMNQCQSKCQPVPELPEKTPRKASRFRSHILAKGITALLALGIAIGSPSNPAGIVFADQQPTGSAPVSVSQDVYGDSAAVTEPESVPAGTLWTIGVHDGSSAEFSDFKAMTASYAVYSPDAESGNWKSFPKGMKASVNKTVSLNYSLPSLPAYGLEFDVHILNAYISVPQMAVYSNGRLAGLLQIAGTAGSGGAYAYRDLYRLYIPNELLKAGDNTLKLEVYAGSYSNTSGDGYLWYEWDELSMTALSAPASEPIHGRYVHLGTAITNSFVINDDVTRLLPDLTEWLGIAYSGNMMRTGFWSDTRKLWQSGIVSYLQTLKDLNLQPVTGIFGTDFMNSADMMAGHVPDSMKTYYRQFMADYGSYFSYIEMDNEPGVFNHNQASLVELAQFLKSEQANTPWVKMVAPGWAYWPSKGTPYGWERDPAQRRPIEALTDLTNGHSYGLSGLAQGRGGALNENLLTYNGGTEEGLPKEMVMTESGANDLHADQSKFGASAYKFAAVFDREMRGDIGYADHIMQHTAFDSSSPNYALFARPANWSTHRAADTAAWAANSAEGGETRLRTFRRLAAAYATHGAPLPYTFVSGDESAGRKIYVRAVDTRALGASPVGASSDKRIISVVNFEPAGTPARHVSVRVTLPESGTYRVEQYRDGSTLGAAYSVDDRSVSPYLDLDLTVAAGEAVQLYLTPKEDQAPEKPVMAGAAMASWNSASIDWNEAADNRATTGYRLYRDGEEIAALPSPVTRFTDTSIGYDRTYAYTVRAVDDSGNVSAPSDPVQLIVPDMPVTPGGPLYEAEKAQLGGIAKTSLDPAASGGSYVRDMHGNGSSISIINIMPGAGSYSFRIGYATSADATLNLYVNGKMIKKLTFASTGKNSGIGAYKSITADVTLEDGPNTIMLRHDGSNTGGVNIDFAELTPKESLTVDSSWHDYAFNDAGVYYSSGIETNDNGSWNETEVPAEIASFSFTGTGVRWLANVQSNLGRAEVYIDNMLQDTIDLTSADLEGYNKVVFEKNNLPDGDHTLRIVTLEGKVTFNRYSVNGQQQTLRLAN; this is encoded by the coding sequence ATGATGAACCAATGCCAATCAAAGTGTCAACCCGTCCCCGAATTACCCGAAAAAACCCCAAGAAAGGCTTCACGTTTCCGCTCCCACATCCTCGCCAAAGGCATCACCGCGCTGCTTGCGCTGGGGATTGCCATCGGCAGCCCGTCCAATCCAGCCGGCATCGTCTTCGCCGATCAGCAGCCTACCGGCTCCGCGCCTGTGTCTGTTTCGCAAGACGTGTACGGTGATTCCGCAGCCGTCACAGAGCCGGAGTCCGTACCTGCCGGAACGCTCTGGACCATCGGCGTCCATGACGGAAGCTCCGCCGAATTTTCCGATTTCAAAGCGATGACCGCTTCTTATGCCGTCTATTCGCCGGATGCCGAGTCCGGCAATTGGAAGTCGTTCCCGAAAGGGATGAAGGCCAGCGTCAACAAAACGGTCAGCCTTAATTACTCGCTGCCAAGTCTGCCCGCATACGGGCTTGAGTTCGACGTTCACATCCTGAACGCCTATATTTCCGTCCCCCAAATGGCCGTCTATTCGAACGGCAGGCTGGCGGGGCTCCTGCAAATTGCCGGAACAGCCGGCAGCGGCGGGGCCTACGCTTACCGCGACCTTTACCGTCTGTATATACCGAATGAGCTGCTGAAGGCCGGAGACAACACGCTGAAGCTGGAGGTATACGCCGGCTCCTATTCCAACACTTCGGGAGACGGGTACCTGTGGTACGAGTGGGACGAGCTGTCGATGACCGCGCTCTCCGCCCCGGCCTCCGAGCCGATCCACGGCCGGTATGTCCATCTGGGTACCGCCATCACCAACTCGTTCGTGATCAACGACGATGTGACCCGGCTTCTCCCCGATTTGACGGAATGGCTCGGCATTGCCTACAGCGGAAACATGATGCGGACAGGCTTCTGGTCCGACACAAGGAAGCTGTGGCAAAGCGGAATCGTCTCTTACCTGCAGACCCTGAAGGATCTGAACCTTCAGCCCGTGACCGGGATCTTCGGCACGGACTTTATGAACAGCGCCGACATGATGGCCGGTCACGTGCCGGACAGCATGAAGACTTATTACCGCCAGTTCATGGCTGATTATGGCTCCTATTTCTCATATATTGAAATGGACAATGAGCCCGGCGTGTTCAATCATAACCAAGCGTCGCTCGTAGAGCTGGCCCAGTTCCTGAAGTCGGAGCAGGCCAACACCCCGTGGGTCAAGATGGTTGCTCCCGGCTGGGCCTACTGGCCGAGCAAGGGAACGCCCTACGGCTGGGAGCGGGACCCCGCGCAGCGGCGGCCGATTGAAGCGCTGACGGACCTGACAAACGGCCACAGCTACGGGCTGTCCGGACTTGCGCAGGGCCGCGGCGGCGCCTTGAACGAGAATCTGCTCACCTATAACGGCGGAACGGAAGAAGGGCTGCCGAAGGAAATGGTCATGACCGAATCGGGAGCGAACGATCTGCATGCCGACCAGAGCAAATTCGGCGCATCGGCATATAAATTCGCCGCCGTCTTCGACCGGGAAATGCGGGGGGACATCGGCTATGCGGATCATATCATGCAGCATACTGCATTCGATTCGTCTTCCCCGAACTACGCGCTGTTCGCCCGTCCGGCCAATTGGAGCACGCACCGGGCGGCCGACACGGCGGCCTGGGCGGCCAATTCGGCGGAGGGCGGCGAGACGCGGCTGCGCACCTTCCGCCGCCTGGCGGCGGCGTATGCGACGCACGGCGCGCCGCTGCCCTACACCTTCGTCAGCGGCGACGAATCCGCCGGCCGCAAGATCTATGTCCGCGCTGTCGATACGCGCGCGCTCGGCGCGTCTCCGGTCGGCGCCTCGTCCGACAAGCGGATTATCAGCGTCGTAAACTTCGAGCCGGCCGGCACCCCGGCGCGCCATGTGAGCGTCCGGGTCACGCTGCCGGAGAGCGGCACGTACCGGGTGGAGCAGTACCGGGACGGCAGCACGCTCGGCGCCGCCTATTCGGTGGACGACCGAAGCGTGTCGCCCTACCTGGACCTTGACCTGACCGTAGCAGCCGGTGAAGCGGTCCAGCTCTATTTAACGCCGAAGGAAGACCAGGCGCCGGAGAAACCGGTCATGGCCGGCGCAGCAATGGCGTCATGGAATTCCGCTTCGATTGACTGGAACGAAGCGGCCGACAATCGGGCGACGACCGGCTACCGCCTGTACCGCGACGGAGAGGAAATCGCGGCGCTGCCGTCCCCGGTGACGCGGTTCACGGATACGTCGATCGGCTACGACCGCACCTACGCGTATACGGTTCGGGCGGTCGACGATTCCGGCAACGTCTCCGCTCCGAGCGACCCGGTGCAGCTCATCGTGCCGGATATGCCGGTTACCCCCGGCGGTCCGCTGTATGAGGCCGAGAAGGCGCAGCTTGGCGGCATCGCCAAAACATCGCTGGACCCCGCCGCCTCCGGCGGCAGCTATGTCCGCGACATGCACGGCAACGGATCGAGCATCAGCATTATCAATATCATGCCGGGCGCCGGCAGCTATTCGTTCCGCATCGGATACGCCACCTCGGCGGATGCCACGCTCAATCTGTATGTCAACGGCAAGATGATCAAGAAGCTGACCTTCGCTTCAACCGGCAAGAACTCAGGTATCGGAGCCTACAAGAGTATCACGGCCGATGTCACACTGGAGGACGGGCCGAACACGATCATGCTGCGGCATGACGGCAGCAATACGGGAGGCGTAAATATCGACTTCGCGGAGCTCACTCCCAAAGAGTCGTTAACGGTGGATTCCAGCTGGCATGATTACGCCTTTAACGATGCGGGCGTCTATTATTCTTCGGGCATTGAGACCAATGACAACGGAAGCTGGAACGAAACCGAGGTGCCCGCGGAGATCGCATCCTTCAGTTTCACGGGAACCGGCGTCCGCTGGCTGGCGAATGTGCAGAGCAATTTGGGCAGAGCGGAGGTCTATATCGACAACATGCTGCAGGACACCATTGACCTGACCTCCGCCGATCTCGAAGGGTATAATAAAGTCGTATTCGAGAAAAACAATCTTCCAGACGGCGACCATACCCTGCGGATCGTCACCCTGGAAGGCAAAGTAACCTTTAACCGCTACAGCGTCAACGGTCAGCAGCAGACCCTGCGGCTGGCGAACTAG